From one Magnolia sinica isolate HGM2019 chromosome 18, MsV1, whole genome shotgun sequence genomic stretch:
- the LOC131232430 gene encoding uncharacterized protein LOC131232430, protein MADAKPYTESESFFVDASYYDEFTTGNNERSNNNEMVKDNTITAKNGIAKIAMSKKEKANYTMPLPEVERKKPFSVMPNRFHVEANKKNPEPIEFYVASEGEIQAKRDNKMRSAKLILEDLERYSSTSKRIIKNMGFDCEEPVGLNCGKEATEEEEIEMIKNSEVAPKQMEDRGQSTIDSLREINIGMKEEPQNIFISAGLSEQEANREVKYPKWISNIVLVKKKSGQIRVCIDFRDLNEVCPKDDFLLPITELLIDSTMKYVVMSFMDGYVGYNQIRMTPKAVEATAFRTSKCWCNRVMPFGLKNAGVTYQRTMQNIFQDMMHKHVECYVDDLVIRTMTMKNIVNIWFQYSVVSERSN, encoded by the exons ATGGCTGATGCAAAACCATATACAGAGTCAGAATCTTTctttgttgatgccagttattatgACGAattcaccacaggaaataatgaaaGAAGCAATAATAATGAAATGGTGAAAGATAATACTATCACAGCAAAAAATGGAATTGCAAAGATTGCGATGTCCAAGAAAGAGAAG GCAAATTATACGATGCCGCTACCGGAAGTCGAAAGGAAGAAACCATTCTCAGTTATGCCCAACAGGTTCCATGTTGAGGCCAATAAGAAGAACCCTGAACCTATTGAATTCTATGTAGCGTCAGAGGGAGAGATACAGGCAAAGAGAGATAATAAGATGAGATCTGCGAAATTGATACTCGAAGATTTGGAAAGGTACAGCTCTACTAGCAaaagaataataaagaatatgggCTTCGATTGTGAAGAGCCAGTTGGTTTAAACTGTGGAAAAG AGGCGACAGAAGAAGAGGAAATTGAAATGATTAAAAATTCTGAAGTAGCTCCCAAGCAAATGGAAGATAGGGGGCAATCGACGATTGATAGCTTGCGAGAAATAAACATAGGGATGAAAGAAGAACCTCAGAACATATTCATAAGCGCCGGTCTTTCTGAACAGGAGGCCAACCG ggaggtcaagtatccCAAATGGATATCGAATATCGTCTTAGTGAAAAAGAAGAGTGGACAAATCAGAGTATGCATCGACTTCAGGGACTTGAATGAAGTATGTCCAAAGGATGACTTCCTACTGCCAATTACTGAGCTATTAATTGATAGTACGATGaaatatgttgtcatgtcctttatggatggttacgtGGGATATAATCAGATAAGAATGACTCCGAAAGCTGTGGAAGCCACAGCATTCAGAACCTCAAAATGCTGGTGTAACAGAGTCATGCCGtttggtctcaaaaatgctgGTGTAACATATCAGAGAACGATGCAAAATATAttccaagatatgatgcacaaacatgtcgAATGTTATGTAGATGATTTGGTGATTAGAACAATGACCATGAAGAACATTGTGAACATCTGGTTTCAGTATTCTGTCGTCTCAGAAAGAAGCAACTGA